A window of the Tunturibacter empetritectus genome harbors these coding sequences:
- a CDS encoding tetratricopeptide repeat protein, with product MRPLRLLACLLLLVILSPTFSSAADSASVSGTVRDSDGNPLANVTLTLAGRSTQQAISDSSGRFRFAADLPPGDYALSAVLTGYAASGPLSIHLQSAPFNADIVLARAPAPPLEFQSSGIRGLIDPGGYSASIATASTGVLRGIAELRRKDTSFATSTAKDWPCVLEPQLRQAVAQHPDQPEPSFRLGQLYVAHDQPSQAIPPLQHTLALDSANESASRTLAAAWLEAGNFDAALKLLKRLLVTRDTSELHQLLARADEGSGLFPQAAQEYRVAVALLPSEESSFGIGYELLLSGSLANAAAAFTEGITRYPKSVSMQIGAGTTRFLQGDIDAALQNFLTATDIDPADPRPYSFLATSAAASTDQRSRVHDTFKRYLALDSNSANANYFYALALARAYPPGNAAQIEALLMHAIQLDSALAKAHQQLADSYFRRNDFADAVSEYETALRLTHDPEPHYHLALAYKRMGRAADSDREMQLFRQSREVGGQASAAFTGIDLAQFISATGAPRPHSGLPLQCP from the coding sequence ATGAGACCTCTTCGCCTTCTCGCCTGCCTGCTCTTGCTCGTCATCCTCTCACCAACCTTCAGCTCCGCAGCCGATTCAGCATCCGTCTCCGGCACCGTTCGCGACTCAGACGGCAACCCCCTCGCCAACGTCACCCTCACCCTCGCAGGTCGCTCCACGCAGCAGGCCATCAGTGACTCATCCGGACGCTTCCGCTTCGCCGCAGACCTTCCACCTGGCGATTACGCACTCTCCGCCGTCCTCACGGGCTACGCTGCATCCGGCCCACTTTCCATTCATCTCCAATCAGCCCCTTTCAACGCGGACATCGTCCTCGCCCGCGCCCCCGCGCCTCCGCTCGAGTTCCAATCCTCTGGCATCCGCGGCCTCATCGATCCCGGCGGCTACTCCGCATCCATCGCAACCGCCTCCACTGGTGTGCTGCGCGGCATCGCCGAGCTGAGGCGCAAGGACACCTCCTTTGCTACGTCAACTGCAAAGGACTGGCCCTGCGTCCTCGAACCCCAACTCCGCCAAGCCGTCGCACAGCATCCCGATCAGCCCGAACCATCTTTCCGGCTCGGCCAGTTGTACGTTGCCCACGATCAACCCTCCCAAGCCATCCCGCCGCTGCAACACACCCTGGCGCTCGACTCCGCCAACGAATCTGCCTCCCGCACCCTCGCCGCTGCTTGGCTCGAAGCAGGCAACTTCGACGCCGCGCTAAAGCTACTCAAACGGCTTCTCGTCACCCGCGACACATCTGAGCTCCACCAGCTCCTTGCCCGCGCCGACGAAGGCTCTGGCCTCTTCCCACAAGCCGCACAGGAATACCGCGTGGCCGTCGCTCTGTTGCCCTCCGAAGAGAGCTCCTTCGGCATCGGATACGAACTGCTCCTCTCCGGCTCGCTCGCCAATGCTGCCGCCGCATTCACTGAAGGCATCACCCGCTATCCCAAATCAGTCTCCATGCAGATTGGAGCAGGCACCACCCGCTTCCTTCAAGGCGACATCGACGCGGCACTCCAGAACTTCCTTACAGCCACAGATATCGACCCGGCGGACCCGCGCCCTTACTCGTTCCTCGCTACATCCGCTGCCGCTTCAACTGATCAGCGGAGCCGCGTTCATGACACCTTCAAACGCTATCTTGCGCTCGACTCCAACAGCGCAAACGCAAACTACTTCTACGCCCTTGCGCTCGCCCGCGCATATCCTCCAGGCAACGCCGCGCAAATCGAGGCCCTGCTCATGCACGCCATCCAGCTAGACTCAGCCCTCGCTAAAGCCCACCAGCAGCTTGCCGACAGCTACTTCCGCCGCAACGACTTCGCCGACGCAGTCTCCGAGTACGAAACCGCTCTCAGGCTCACGCACGACCCCGAGCCACACTACCACCTCGCTCTCGCCTACAAGCGCATGGGCCGCGCCGCCGACTCCGACCGCGAGATGCAGCTCTTCCGCCAGTCGCGCGAAGTCGGCGGCCAGGCCTCCGCCGCATTCACCGGCATTGATCTAGCACAGTTCATCTCGGCAACCGGCGCACCAAGACCGCACTCCGGTCTGCCGCTCCAATGCCCTTAA
- a CDS encoding DNA polymerase domain-containing protein — protein MAKTDDAELVEVAGHMVRISSPSKPYFSKGVQLTKLDIVRYFLSIAPGALRGIVDRPVVLKRFVNGAEAEPFYQKRAPSDLPDWMRTVTLSFPSGRTADEVVVDEAAGLAWIVNLGCIELHPHPVRTGDLDHPDELRVDLDPQPGVGWSDVRIVAMEVKALLDELGLVAWPKTSGSRGIHINIRIEPRWSFTEVRRAALALARAVEGRCSLASSKWWKEERHGVFLDYNQNAKDRTTCSAFSVRPLPDARVSTPLRWDEVMRCDPADFTVLTIPDRFVKIGDPHAAMDEHAGVLDALLTMAERDEAVGLGDAPWPPHFRKVEGEPARVQPSKARSSGKSSKVVKAEGEEVDPAAAPVAKKGRRQPTMPLIVVAQSSDKAAAEAGLERWKQQHSEAAALLAPDDVLLDRMRGSAYVWYRIRVNLRHVPETLRPSQDTPDPDDDPTRAWRETKERT, from the coding sequence ATGGCGAAGACAGATGATGCAGAGTTGGTTGAGGTCGCGGGCCACATGGTGCGCATCAGCAGCCCGTCAAAGCCCTACTTTTCAAAGGGCGTCCAGCTGACAAAGCTGGACATTGTGCGCTACTTCCTTTCCATCGCGCCAGGTGCGCTGCGCGGCATCGTGGATCGTCCCGTGGTCCTCAAACGCTTTGTAAATGGCGCGGAGGCGGAGCCGTTTTATCAGAAGCGCGCCCCCAGTGATCTCCCGGACTGGATGCGGACGGTGACCTTGTCCTTCCCGTCCGGTCGCACCGCAGACGAAGTGGTGGTGGATGAGGCCGCCGGTCTCGCTTGGATTGTGAACCTTGGTTGCATAGAGTTGCACCCGCACCCGGTTCGCACGGGAGACCTCGATCATCCCGATGAGCTGCGCGTGGACCTCGATCCGCAACCCGGAGTCGGATGGAGCGACGTGCGCATTGTAGCCATGGAAGTGAAAGCTCTTCTCGACGAGTTGGGTCTGGTGGCGTGGCCGAAAACCAGTGGATCACGTGGTATTCACATCAATATCCGGATTGAACCGAGGTGGAGCTTTACCGAAGTGCGCCGGGCCGCGCTGGCTCTGGCTCGCGCGGTGGAGGGACGATGTTCGTTGGCGAGCAGCAAATGGTGGAAGGAAGAGCGACATGGAGTTTTTCTGGACTACAACCAGAATGCGAAAGATCGGACGACCTGCTCCGCCTTCTCGGTGCGGCCGCTGCCCGATGCGCGAGTGAGCACACCGCTGCGGTGGGATGAAGTGATGAGATGCGATCCAGCGGACTTCACCGTGCTTACCATTCCGGATCGATTCGTGAAGATCGGTGACCCGCACGCTGCCATGGACGAACACGCGGGTGTGCTCGATGCGTTGCTGACAATGGCTGAGCGGGATGAGGCGGTGGGTCTCGGCGATGCGCCATGGCCTCCTCACTTCCGTAAGGTGGAGGGTGAGCCTGCGCGTGTGCAACCATCGAAGGCCCGCAGCTCCGGCAAGTCAAGTAAGGTGGTCAAAGCTGAAGGTGAAGAGGTTGATCCGGCGGCCGCTCCTGTCGCGAAGAAAGGACGACGGCAGCCCACGATGCCCCTGATCGTGGTTGCACAGTCATCCGACAAAGCTGCGGCGGAAGCAGGGCTCGAGCGGTGGAAGCAGCAGCACTCCGAAGCTGCGGCGCTGCTGGCACCGGATGACGTGCTGTTGGACCGCATGCGCGGGTCGGCGTACGTGTGGTATCGCATTCGTGTGAATCTGCGACATGTGCCGGAGACGCTACGGCCGTCGCAGGATACGCCGGATCCGGACGATGACCCAACACGGGCGTGGCGCGAGACGAAAGAAAGGACGTGA
- a CDS encoding ATP-dependent DNA ligase: MRLPLSPPILPMLAKRVDTIPSDADVWIFEPKWDGFRAIIFRDGEELLLQSRDGKPLDRYFPELRDPLLKLLPQRCVLDGEIVIARDGGLDFEALTLRIHPAASRVKTLAAQSPASIVFFDLLQLDDRDLRDEPFAVRRGELERVLANLHMPLHLTPATRNRTIAQDWFTRFEGAGLDGVIAKPIAGPYTPDKRTMLKIKHERDCDCVVAGLRWHKDGEGTAVGSLLLGLHDASGRLQHVGVCASFTATKRRELVEFLAPYREDALRNHPWEDWKSEDAHASGRMPGGQSRWSGGKDLSWVPLRVELVVEVAYEHMQGTRFRHLAHFRRWRPDKVPRDCTYEQLEVIPPEELMSIFPERI, from the coding sequence ATGCGCTTACCGTTGTCGCCGCCGATCCTGCCAATGCTCGCCAAGCGGGTCGATACGATCCCCTCCGATGCAGACGTATGGATCTTTGAGCCGAAGTGGGACGGATTTCGCGCTATTATTTTTCGCGACGGAGAGGAGTTGCTACTCCAAAGTCGCGATGGCAAGCCTCTCGATCGCTACTTTCCAGAACTGCGCGACCCGCTGCTCAAGCTATTGCCGCAACGATGCGTCCTGGATGGGGAGATCGTCATTGCGCGGGATGGCGGTCTTGACTTTGAGGCCTTGACGCTACGCATACATCCTGCGGCTTCGCGCGTGAAGACCCTCGCTGCCCAATCTCCGGCTTCGATTGTCTTCTTTGACCTGCTTCAACTTGACGACCGTGACCTGCGCGACGAGCCTTTCGCCGTGCGGCGCGGCGAGCTTGAACGAGTCCTTGCAAACTTGCACATGCCGCTGCACCTGACGCCCGCAACACGGAACCGCACAATTGCGCAGGACTGGTTCACACGTTTCGAAGGGGCGGGGCTCGACGGCGTGATTGCCAAACCCATCGCGGGGCCATATACGCCAGACAAACGTACCATGCTCAAGATCAAGCACGAGCGTGACTGCGATTGCGTTGTCGCCGGTCTTCGGTGGCACAAGGATGGCGAAGGCACCGCGGTTGGCTCGCTACTGTTAGGCTTGCATGACGCTTCTGGGAGGCTACAGCACGTCGGGGTCTGCGCCAGCTTTACCGCCACCAAACGCAGGGAGCTAGTGGAGTTTCTCGCACCCTATCGCGAAGATGCGCTCCGCAACCATCCCTGGGAAGACTGGAAAAGCGAGGACGCACATGCCAGCGGCCGCATGCCCGGCGGCCAGTCGCGATGGAGTGGTGGCAAAGACCTGAGCTGGGTGCCGCTCCGCGTTGAGCTTGTGGTCGAAGTCGCCTACGAGCATATGCAGGGCACACGCTTCCGCCACCTGGCGCACTTCAGGCGTTGGCGTCCTGACAAGGTTCCAAGGGACTGCACCTACGAGCAGCTCGAGGTCATTCCGCCTGAGGAATTGATGAGCATTTTTCCGGAGCGAATCTAG
- the xylB gene encoding xylulokinase, with amino-acid sequence MYLGIDCGTQGTKALLIDEHGIAHGRGHATHQIIQRPSGAREQEPQWWIEALRLSIKQAMAKAPGRPIRALAVSGQQHGLVVLDERMQVIRPAKLWNDTETASQNAELIARFGGEQTFLKRFGIIPLTGYTVSKLLWLQQREPENFAKIRHILLPHEYLNFWLTGNLYAEYGDASGTGYFDVRSRAWAAEILASIDHGTGQLLRALPALVPAERIVGTVKPDIAADLGISNSCLVASGGGDNMMGAIGTGNVTEGVVTMSLGTSATVYSFRDEFVPSLDPGIAPFCASSNGWLPLVCTMNATNVVTQMLNTLGRSVTDIESAMTTTVPGADGLTFIPFLNGERTPDLPSAHGSILGVSASNFTPANLIRATIEGVSFGVLDGLDLILNGKSAKRILLIGGGSRSTQWRQLLADASGTDVHVPLEEEAGCLGACIQAIFAAGSEGGSRETFVEICDRCIKLDDRGTASSNPIIAPQYAEVRAAYKQHRLAQYGV; translated from the coding sequence ATGTATCTCGGTATTGACTGCGGCACTCAAGGAACAAAGGCTCTCTTGATTGACGAGCATGGCATCGCACATGGTCGAGGACACGCGACACATCAAATTATCCAGCGACCTTCCGGCGCTCGCGAGCAGGAACCTCAATGGTGGATTGAGGCACTCCGACTCTCAATCAAGCAAGCAATGGCGAAGGCTCCTGGCCGTCCGATAAGAGCCCTCGCAGTTTCGGGCCAGCAGCACGGGTTGGTCGTTCTTGATGAACGCATGCAGGTGATTCGTCCCGCCAAGCTTTGGAACGACACCGAAACCGCATCGCAGAACGCCGAACTGATCGCCCGATTTGGAGGTGAGCAAACTTTTCTCAAGCGCTTTGGCATCATTCCCCTTACCGGCTACACGGTATCAAAGCTGCTTTGGCTGCAGCAGCGAGAACCAGAAAACTTCGCAAAAATTCGACACATTCTTCTTCCTCATGAGTACCTCAACTTCTGGCTTACCGGCAATCTCTACGCGGAGTATGGAGACGCCTCTGGCACGGGCTACTTCGATGTTCGCAGCCGTGCCTGGGCTGCTGAGATTCTCGCCTCTATTGACCATGGCACCGGGCAGCTTCTTCGTGCGCTTCCGGCACTTGTTCCTGCAGAGCGGATCGTTGGAACTGTAAAGCCAGATATAGCCGCGGATCTTGGTATCTCCAACTCTTGTCTTGTCGCCAGTGGCGGTGGAGACAATATGATGGGAGCAATTGGCACAGGTAATGTCACGGAAGGCGTTGTTACCATGAGTCTTGGCACCTCCGCTACCGTCTACTCGTTCCGCGATGAATTCGTGCCCAGCTTGGATCCAGGCATCGCTCCCTTTTGTGCGTCCTCGAACGGCTGGCTTCCTCTCGTGTGCACCATGAACGCAACTAATGTCGTCACACAGATGTTGAATACGCTTGGCCGCTCAGTCACTGACATAGAGTCAGCTATGACAACTACAGTGCCGGGGGCGGATGGTCTCACTTTCATTCCGTTTCTCAATGGCGAACGCACGCCCGACCTACCGTCTGCGCACGGCTCTATTCTCGGGGTCTCGGCGTCCAATTTCACTCCAGCCAATCTCATCCGGGCGACGATTGAAGGAGTCAGCTTTGGCGTTCTCGATGGCCTCGATCTCATCCTCAATGGTAAAAGCGCAAAACGCATTCTACTCATCGGAGGTGGTTCACGTTCAACGCAATGGCGTCAGCTTCTGGCCGACGCGAGTGGCACAGACGTTCACGTTCCTCTGGAAGAAGAAGCCGGGTGTCTCGGCGCTTGCATTCAGGCCATCTTTGCCGCTGGTAGCGAGGGCGGTTCTCGAGAAACCTTTGTCGAGATCTGCGATCGTTGCATCAAGCTTGATGACAGGGGGACAGCTTCGTCTAATCCTATAATTGCGCCCCAATACGCTGAGGTGCGTGCTGCGTACAAGCAACATCGACTCGCTCAATATGGTGTCTAG
- a CDS encoding ROK family protein gives MFAKEITERVEKGFRRIDLAYVELASSEIARDINRDIVLEIVRSKQPISRADLSRVSGLQPSTVSNIVEQLLQETWIVEGAVARRPRGRRPTMLSLNDNLVMLVADLRPRRAILAIIDLNGRMLAHEEISIFSDPERSVAGMIEAMQAMRDRFPHKTFEGVGISVPGRVHPKTNHLIHAPNLKWADYDIKGAIQKKLHLQVELDNDATACLLSELWFGRMDKTRNAVLISLSEGLGTAIFANGQIVSGLNGLAGEFGHIPVDPAGPLCGCGKRGCWETLASSDAALRFYSELRPNTNITSIQNLMHLAKEGDSHAIKAIKKQALHLGQGLRLVTAALSPELLLITGALTTAWSTFGSIVQEELISGILAGSPPRLEITTGGEMARLRGAAAIALQRHSGYHSSLRRSINTSKRSESATKTLAT, from the coding sequence ATGTTTGCTAAAGAAATAACGGAGCGCGTCGAGAAAGGCTTCAGGCGGATCGATCTCGCTTACGTCGAGCTCGCATCAAGCGAGATCGCCCGCGACATCAACCGCGACATCGTGTTGGAGATTGTTCGGTCCAAGCAACCGATCTCGCGTGCGGATCTGTCACGCGTCTCAGGCTTGCAGCCCAGCACCGTCTCTAATATCGTCGAGCAGCTGCTTCAGGAGACCTGGATTGTTGAAGGGGCGGTGGCCCGGAGGCCACGCGGCCGCCGCCCGACGATGCTATCGCTCAACGACAATCTCGTCATGTTGGTAGCCGACCTTCGGCCGCGAAGAGCAATCCTTGCCATCATTGATCTCAACGGGCGCATGCTCGCGCATGAAGAGATCAGTATCTTCTCGGACCCTGAGCGATCTGTGGCGGGAATGATCGAAGCTATGCAGGCGATGCGTGATCGCTTTCCCCACAAAACCTTTGAAGGGGTTGGAATCAGCGTGCCTGGCCGCGTCCACCCAAAGACAAACCATCTGATTCACGCCCCCAACTTGAAATGGGCGGACTACGACATTAAGGGAGCGATCCAGAAGAAGCTTCACCTCCAGGTCGAGCTTGACAACGATGCAACGGCTTGTCTCCTCTCCGAACTCTGGTTTGGACGCATGGACAAGACACGGAATGCCGTTCTTATCAGCCTTTCGGAGGGACTTGGCACTGCAATCTTTGCCAATGGGCAGATTGTCTCTGGTCTCAACGGCCTCGCGGGCGAGTTTGGGCATATTCCGGTTGATCCTGCTGGGCCTCTTTGTGGTTGCGGAAAGCGGGGTTGCTGGGAGACGCTCGCGTCATCCGATGCTGCCCTCCGTTTCTATTCTGAGCTCAGACCAAACACAAACATTACCTCCATTCAAAATCTTATGCACTTAGCCAAGGAAGGCGATTCGCACGCAATCAAAGCGATCAAGAAACAAGCCCTTCATCTAGGACAAGGGCTCCGACTCGTCACAGCAGCCCTTTCGCCAGAACTTCTTCTCATCACTGGTGCTCTTACGACTGCGTGGTCCACCTTCGGTTCCATCGTGCAAGAAGAGTTGATTTCCGGCATTCTCGCAGGCTCTCCACCTCGCCTGGAGATTACGACTGGGGGAGAGATGGCTCGCCTTCGTGGAGCTGCTGCCATCGCGCTTCAGCGTCACTCCGGCTATCACAGCTCATTGCGCCGTAGTATAAACACAAGTAAGCGCTCAGAGTCTGCAACCAAAACGCTCGCAACATAA
- the xylA gene encoding xylose isomerase: protein MGQSIFSDFTTVRYEGSASTSGLAYRWYDADRSVLGKPLRDHLRFAVAYWHSLVMNGSDPFGAPTINRPWMNRDDAMQAAHDKADAAFDLFRVLDLPFYTFHDRDITPEGATLRESIANLLSMSDYLAKKMESSKTRLLWGTANLFSHPRFMSGAATNPDPEVFAYSATTIKHCMDVTKRLSGANYVLWGGREGYETLLNTSLKRELEQMGRMLSLVVEYKHKIGFSGQILLEPKPKEPTVHQYDFDTATVFGFLKRFGLESEVKVNLEANHALLAGHTFEHEIATAADLGILGSLDINRGDPLLGWDTDQFPADLYSMTLAMYQVIQAGGLGMGGMNFDAKVRRQSTEPEDLLHAHIGGVDMCARAFLIAAKVQEEGRLAEIVSTRYAGWNLPENQAILAGKESLDEIAARSEERNINPQPRSGRQEQLENLINRYL, encoded by the coding sequence ATGGGGCAATCGATTTTCAGTGACTTTACGACAGTCCGATACGAGGGATCAGCCAGCACATCCGGTCTGGCGTACCGTTGGTACGACGCCGACCGATCGGTACTAGGAAAGCCGCTACGCGATCATCTGCGATTTGCAGTCGCTTATTGGCATAGTTTAGTGATGAACGGTAGCGATCCGTTTGGCGCACCGACAATAAATCGTCCTTGGATGAACCGCGATGATGCGATGCAAGCCGCCCATGATAAAGCTGACGCTGCATTCGATCTTTTTCGCGTTCTCGATCTCCCGTTCTATACATTCCATGATCGCGATATCACGCCTGAGGGCGCAACTCTACGTGAATCCATTGCGAATCTTCTCAGCATGTCGGACTACCTGGCGAAGAAGATGGAGTCGTCAAAGACTCGGTTGTTGTGGGGTACGGCAAACCTTTTCAGCCATCCGCGGTTCATGTCAGGCGCCGCAACTAACCCTGACCCCGAGGTGTTTGCCTACAGTGCAACGACGATCAAACACTGCATGGACGTCACGAAACGATTAAGCGGTGCAAACTATGTGTTGTGGGGAGGCCGCGAGGGCTACGAGACACTCCTGAACACAAGTCTGAAGCGTGAGCTTGAACAGATGGGTCGCATGCTCTCATTGGTGGTGGAGTATAAGCACAAAATCGGATTCAGTGGGCAAATCCTTCTTGAACCTAAACCGAAAGAACCCACTGTGCATCAGTACGATTTCGATACCGCAACAGTCTTTGGATTTCTGAAGAGGTTTGGCCTCGAGAGCGAGGTGAAGGTGAATTTGGAAGCGAATCATGCGTTGCTGGCAGGGCACACCTTCGAACATGAGATTGCGACCGCTGCTGACCTCGGAATTCTCGGTTCTCTCGACATCAATCGCGGCGATCCACTGCTCGGTTGGGACACGGATCAATTTCCCGCAGATCTGTACTCGATGACGCTGGCAATGTACCAGGTAATCCAGGCCGGCGGTCTGGGGATGGGCGGTATGAATTTCGATGCAAAGGTGCGGCGACAGTCTACGGAGCCGGAAGATCTGCTGCACGCACACATTGGCGGTGTGGATATGTGTGCACGCGCGTTCCTGATCGCGGCGAAGGTCCAGGAGGAAGGGCGTCTCGCTGAGATTGTTTCGACACGCTATGCCGGTTGGAATCTACCGGAGAACCAGGCGATTCTTGCGGGCAAAGAGTCATTGGATGAGATCGCTGCCCGAAGCGAGGAGCGCAATATCAACCCGCAACCTCGATCGGGACGGCAAGAGCAACTGGAAAACTTGATCAATCGTTACCTGTAG
- a CDS encoding beta-galactosidase, producing the protein MILRNRIALSALVSLALIFPALSQAPLPSDARRSALGLGAAWYPEQWPESRWDADLTLMEQAHINFVRVGEFAWSTIEPHEGDFHLEWLKHAVRAAERHHIAVVIGTPSAAPPAWLTQKYPETLRTMENGRKDGHGSRQQFDWSDPKYRELSRRVAEKMSEAFGHDANVVGWQIDNEYANESFGPSTQTQFQNWLHAKYGTLENLNNRWTTAYWSETYQDWNQIPIANHGGNPGLMLNWKEFVSDTWRSYQKNQLDAIRAHAEPRQMITTNMMGWFDAYDHYTVAQDLDFASWDDYVGTGHLDPVRNGATHDLTRGFLHKNFWVMETQPGSVNWQTDNNALDKGEVRAMAWNAIGHGSEAVEYWQWRSALNGQEQYHGTLVGADGTPVPLYNEVKQIGAEFEKAAPSLAETTIQSQVAVLQDYSSRWAINWQRHNKAFDPIDALLSYYAPLHQLARSVDVISDTAPIAQYKLVVAPALNVLTPEATKNLQAYVLAGGNLVLGQRSAMKNEDNSLFSERQPGPLAAMLGARVEQFYALDQAIPVSGVWGDAQNNIWAEQLSVTEQTTQVLMRYGASNGWLDGQPAAVTRKVGRGTVTYIGAALNEPAMKHAAEWMLKQSGVATVLPEIPTDVDVTIRSNTKTRILILTNYGSEMHLIQLPHAMQDVLKGGDTTSVSLPRFGVAVLKELAGTE; encoded by the coding sequence ATGATTTTGCGGAACCGGATTGCACTGTCTGCGTTGGTCTCATTGGCATTAATCTTCCCTGCCCTTTCGCAGGCACCGTTGCCCTCAGATGCGCGCCGCTCCGCATTGGGCCTTGGCGCGGCGTGGTATCCCGAGCAGTGGCCGGAGAGTCGTTGGGATGCAGATCTCACGCTGATGGAACAGGCGCACATAAATTTTGTGCGTGTGGGTGAGTTTGCATGGAGCACTATCGAGCCTCACGAAGGTGATTTTCATCTGGAGTGGTTGAAGCATGCGGTACGTGCAGCAGAGCGGCATCACATTGCGGTTGTCATAGGCACGCCATCCGCCGCACCGCCAGCATGGCTCACGCAGAAATATCCAGAGACTCTCCGCACCATGGAGAACGGTCGGAAAGACGGGCACGGAAGCCGCCAGCAGTTTGACTGGAGCGATCCAAAGTATCGCGAGCTCAGCCGGAGAGTCGCGGAGAAGATGTCCGAGGCCTTCGGTCACGATGCGAATGTGGTCGGCTGGCAGATTGACAACGAATACGCCAACGAAAGCTTCGGACCTTCAACCCAGACGCAATTTCAGAACTGGCTTCACGCGAAGTACGGCACGCTTGAGAATCTAAATAATCGGTGGACCACCGCCTACTGGAGTGAGACGTATCAGGATTGGAACCAGATCCCGATTGCCAATCACGGGGGCAACCCGGGTCTGATGCTGAACTGGAAAGAGTTTGTCTCCGACACTTGGCGGAGTTATCAGAAGAACCAATTAGATGCGATCCGTGCTCATGCTGAGCCTCGGCAGATGATCACCACGAATATGATGGGATGGTTCGACGCTTACGATCACTACACGGTAGCGCAGGACCTCGACTTTGCCTCGTGGGACGATTATGTGGGCACTGGGCATCTCGACCCAGTGCGCAACGGGGCGACTCACGATCTGACCCGCGGATTCTTGCACAAGAACTTCTGGGTGATGGAGACGCAGCCTGGATCTGTGAACTGGCAAACGGACAACAATGCGCTCGACAAGGGCGAGGTTCGAGCCATGGCGTGGAATGCGATAGGGCATGGCTCGGAAGCTGTGGAGTACTGGCAATGGCGAAGTGCCCTGAATGGACAGGAGCAGTATCACGGCACGCTGGTTGGAGCAGATGGGACCCCTGTTCCGCTATATAACGAGGTAAAACAAATTGGGGCAGAGTTTGAGAAAGCTGCTCCATCGTTGGCGGAAACAACCATACAGTCTCAGGTTGCTGTGCTGCAAGACTACTCGAGTCGTTGGGCTATCAACTGGCAGAGACACAACAAAGCCTTCGACCCTATCGATGCACTGTTGAGCTATTACGCTCCACTACATCAGTTGGCCCGTTCAGTTGATGTGATTAGCGATACCGCACCTATTGCGCAGTACAAACTGGTTGTCGCTCCAGCGCTCAACGTTTTGACCCCGGAGGCCACCAAAAATTTACAGGCTTACGTCCTCGCGGGTGGCAATTTGGTGCTCGGACAGCGAAGCGCTATGAAGAACGAAGACAATAGTCTCTTTTCAGAACGGCAACCCGGGCCACTAGCCGCGATGTTGGGAGCAAGAGTCGAACAATTCTATGCGTTGGATCAAGCCATCCCTGTGAGTGGCGTGTGGGGCGACGCGCAGAATAATATCTGGGCCGAACAATTAAGCGTAACGGAACAGACGACCCAGGTTTTGATGCGCTACGGCGCAAGCAATGGCTGGCTGGACGGGCAGCCTGCAGCCGTGACGAGGAAAGTTGGACGGGGAACGGTCACATACATAGGTGCGGCGCTCAATGAGCCTGCGATGAAACACGCGGCAGAGTGGATGCTCAAGCAGAGCGGAGTCGCGACGGTATTGCCTGAGATCCCAACAGATGTGGATGTGACGATAAGGTCAAACACAAAGACCAGGATTCTCATCCTGACGAACTACGGGTCTGAGATGCACCTCATCCAGCTGCCTCATGCAATGCAGGATGTGCTCAAGGGTGGCGATACAACCAGCGTTTCCCTTCCCCGATTTGGTGTCGCAGTGCTTAAGGAGTTGGCCGGTACTGAGTAG
- a CDS encoding response regulator codes for MPRGYARSQGGTIRPVNGNSRFLISNADETCCLVVDDEFVIAQTPSNHLESIRLRGKHIRSPEMAIAARAARLPALLITDVMMPGMTGVELAIYFRQAHPECKSLLLSGQAATVDLLEDAGAQGYDFDLLPKPVHPADLLAKLRY; via the coding sequence TTGCCGCGCGGGTACGCGCGTTCTCAAGGCGGCACAATAAGACCAGTCAACGGCAACTCGCGCTTTTTAATCTCCAACGCCGACGAAACGTGTTGTCTTGTCGTTGATGATGAATTTGTGATAGCCCAGACCCCTAGCAATCACCTTGAATCAATTAGGCTTCGAGGCAAGCACATTCGATCACCTGAAATGGCAATCGCCGCAAGAGCCGCGCGACTTCCTGCCCTCCTCATCACCGACGTGATGATGCCCGGCATGACCGGGGTTGAATTAGCAATCTATTTTCGACAGGCTCACCCTGAATGCAAAAGCTTGCTTCTCTCGGGACAGGCCGCAACCGTCGATTTGCTTGAAGATGCTGGGGCTCAGGGATATGACTTCGACTTGCTGCCGAAACCAGTACATCCTGCGGATCTACTGGCGAAGCTGCGATACTGA